Genomic DNA from Catellatospora sp. TT07R-123:
CCGCAGGTCATGCGGGAGCTGACCGACCACGGCATCGCGCTGGACACCATCGCGCTGCACCGGCCCAGCCTCGACGACGTATTCCTGACCAAGACCGGCCGCTCGCTGCGCGAGTCCTGAGGAGACACCTGTGCGACTGCTCCGTGACACCTGGCTGCTGTTCCAGCGGCAGCTGCTGCTGATGTGGCGTACCCCCATGTGGTTGTTCTTCGCCATCGCCCAGCCGGTGACCTACCTGTTCCTGTTCACCCCGTTCCTGCAGAAGGCGCTGGCGCCGATGGGCGCGCAGTCGATCTCCGACGTCTACAACATCTACGTGCCCGGCCTGCTGGTGGTGATGTGCTTCTACACCGGCCTGTTCGCGGGGTTCGGGCTGCTGGCCGAGGTGCGCATGGGCATCCTCGAACGCGCCCGGGTCACCCCGGTGAGCCGGTCGGCGCTGCTGCTCGGCCGGGCCGCCCGCGACGTCGCCTCGATGCTGGTCCAGTGCGCGCTCATCACCGCGATCTCGTTCCCGTTCGGGCTCACGGTGCCGCTGCCCAACCTGCTCGTGGCGTACGTGCTGCTCACCGTCATCGGCCTGATGGCCACCGCGATCTCCTACGACATCGCGCTGACCATCAAGAACGAGGGCGCCCTCGGCTCGCTGCTCAACACCATCGGCCAGCCGATCGCGCTGCTGGCCGGGGTGCTGCTGCCGCTGGCGATCGCCCCGACGTGGATCCAGCAGCTCGCGCTGCTCAACCCGTTCTCCTGGGCCACCAACAGCGTCCGGGCCCTGTTCTGGGGGCAGCTGAGCGACCCGGTCATCTGGCAGGGCGCCGCCATCGTGTCAGTCCTCGCGGTGCTGACGGTGGTCCTCTCGACGCGCCTGTACTCCCGCAACATCCGCTGACCAGCCCGTGAACGCGGCCACCGACAGGTAGCGCAGCAGCGGGTCGTAGTCGGCGACCAGGACCTGGCCCGCGTCCGGTTCGGCCGCCAGCTCCCACCACGCGCCCGTGTGCGGGCGGCCCGGCCCGGCCGCCCGCACCGGCAGCGGGGTCAGTCCGCCGGCCGCGGCGGCCAGCCCCGCCCCGAGCACCACCCGCACCCCGTCCCCGGCCGCCGCCACCTGCTCGGCGAGCAGCTCGGCGGCCTGCCCCGGCCCGACGTCCGGATGCTGGGCGAGCGACCGCAGCCGGGTCGGGCCGGTGCGCTCGCACAGCAGCGCCACGGCCGCGGGCCCGTCCGGCACGGCCGCCGACGGCCCGACCGGATACGGCACCGCGGCCTGCTCCACGACCAGCACCAGCGCCCGGTCGCAGCCCCCGCCGCCCAGGTAGTCCCGGGCCAGCCGCAGGCCGGTGAAGGCCGCCGCCGTGCCCTGGTCGCACACCGCGAACGCCAGCGGTCCGCCGGGGCAGACATGGCTCAGGTATGTGGCGGTGGCCCGGCCCGGCCGCAGATCCGGCACGGCGAACGCGAGCACGAGCAGGTTCACCGGCTCGTGCCCGCCGACCGCGGCCGCGATCAGCTCCGCGGCCATCTCGCCGTACGTGTGCCCGGGACCGGCGTCGGTCGCCGCCAGCCCGTACGGAGCGACCAGGTCGGCGGTGAACACGGCCAGGGCGGCCAGGTGCTCCGGCGGCAGGGGCGGCGCGGCGCCGAACGCCTGCCGCCGCACCCGGCTCAGGGCCAGGCCGCCACCGGACGGGGACGGGGTGCCGGCGGTGAACATCAGGCGACCGCGTGGCCGGCCACGTAGTCGGCCAGCGTCGCGACCGTCTGCACGTGCTCCTCGTCGAACTCCTCGACGTCGATCTGGATCTCCAGCTCGTCCTCCAGGGCCAGCAGCAGCTCCAGCGTCGAGGCCGAACCGAGGTCCAGCTCCATCAGGTCGGTCTGCTCCGACACCCCGGGCAGCTCGTGCTTGACGATCCGGGGCAGCAGGCCGCAGATGCTCTCGGCGACCCGCCGGCGCAGCTCGCCGTCGATCTGTGTGGTCAACGTGTCTCCTGTCAGTGTTCGAACACCATGGCTGAGAAGGTCGCGCCCCGGCCCGCGCCGGCCGCGGCGACGACGTACCGGTCCCCCGGGCGCAGCCGGTCCCGCGCCGTCTCGTAGTTGATGAAGGCGTCCGCGCAGAACACGTGCCCGTAGCGGGCGATGTTGTCCAGCACGACCCGGGCGGTCGGCACACCGAGGCGCCGGCACACCTTCTGCCACGAGATGAGGTTCACGTTGTGCGGCAGGATCAGCGCGACGTCGTCCAGGCCGATCCCGGCCCGCTCCACCGCCGCCGCGACCGCCTCGGCGAGGCTGTTCGGGTACTGCCGCTGGAACACCGCCGCCACGTCGGCGTGCTCGCCGTCGAACTCGCCGTGCATGCTGCTCGCGTACGACAGCAGCCGGTCGCGCGGTCCCGTGGCCGCGACCAGGCAGGCCGCGCTGCCCTCGCCGAACACCGACGTCTCCGGCAGCAGCCGCGACTCGGCCGTGAACGTCTTCTCCCCCGCCACCACCAGCGCCAGCGCGTCCGGGTCGGGGTCGCCCGCCAGCAGGCGTCCGGCCGCGTCGATCGCCTGCAACCCCGACGCGCACGCCTGCTGGGTCACCGTGAACGCGACCGCCCGGTCCAGGCCCAGCTTCGCGCACAGCTCGTGCAGCGGGTTGGCCGGATACGGCGCGCCGACCGGGATCGCGCGGGCGTAGACCACGTACCGCACGCGGTGCTCCTGCCCGCGCAGCGCGTCGAGCCGGGTCGCGGCGGCCAGCAGCAGGTCGAGCAGGCTCCCGTCGTCGCGGCGGATCTCGGCCAGCCCGTGGTACCGCTTGAAGATCTTCACGTCCATCGCGGACAGTCCCAGCTGCTCACCCAGCTCCTCGACCGGCACCCGCCGCCGCGGCAGGTACGTCGCCACCGCCGCCAGCGCCGTCACGACGCCACCGCGTCCAGCGCGGCGTCCACGGCCGTCGCCTCCATCCGGCGCAGCAGCTCCGCCGCGGCGGCCCGGCCCAGGTAAGCGGTGTCGATCTGGACCAGGGCGGTCAGCGCGGCCGGATGCGGGTCCACATGGATCATCAGCAGCTGGTGCAGGCCCTCGACCTCCTTCCAGTCCGCGCGGGTGGCGGCCAGCGCGCCGCGGACCGCGCCGCGCGAGGGCGGCGGGCCGACCGCGGTGTCCTCGCCGCGCCGGTCGTTGAACATGCAGCGCAGGTCGAAGGCGACCCCGCGCTCCTGCCCGATCCGCGCCACCTGCGCGTCGCCGTCGCCCGGGGCGTAGTAGGCGTGCTTCTGCGCGGTGAGCAGGCGGCGCCGGGCCGCCCGGACCAGGTCGTCGAAGCCGCCGGTGATCTCCAGGGTGCACAGCCCGAGCTGCGCCATCGGGCCCGCCGCACCGGCCAGCCCGGGGCGGAACCGGTTGTTGACGGTGATCGTCGTCGCGACGTGGTCGACGCCGGTCACCGAGGCCAGGGCGTCGGCGAACGCCGCGTACAGCACGGCGCCGGTCTGCGCGCCGAGCCGGGCGGCCACCGACCGCAGCGCCAGGTGCAGCGCCTCGGAGGAGTAGTTCACCTCCCAGAACCGGCCCGGGTAGCGGTCGCCGCTGTCGCGCGGGGTCGCGGCCGGGAACATCGTCGGGGGCATGACCCGCAGCCGGGTCTCCCAGTACCGCAGCGCGGCCTCGTTCTGCCGCTGCCCGGCCGGGGTCTGCTGGAGCCGGGCCTGGGCCAGCGGTTGCAGGCCGGGCGGGCGGGGCGGCTGCCCGGTGACGGCGTCGCGGTCGCGCAGGTCCTCGAACATGGCCATGGCGCTGGTCGGGTCCGCGACGTGGTGCGCCATGGCGACCACGGCGTGGGTGAGCACCCCCTCGTGGCGGACCAGGGCCCAGCGCATCGGCCACTCGTGCTCGTAGTCGAAGACGTCGGCGGTGTAGCGCAGCGCGACCTGCTCGGCGACCTCGTCGGGGTGGCGGCCGCCGGTGTCGTACACCTCGATCCCGGCCGTCCCGGACCCGTGCACGACCTGGAGGGTGCGCCCGTCCGGGGTGAACTCCAGCAGGGTCCGCATGACCTCGTAGCGGCTCAGGTAGAAGCCGTACTCGTCGACGAACTCGGCCGGGTCGGCACCGGGCGGCAGCGGCCGCACCGCGGTCATGGTCAGCGACACCCCGGAGTCGACCATGCCCTGCCAGACCGACTGCTGGCCCCAGCTCAGCGGGCCGGTCCCGGCCCCGTCGCCCGCGAACGGGACGGGGATGCGCTCGCTTGCCACGATGTCCATCTGCGCGTCTCCTTCGGACTGGTCAGCTGTCGCCGCCGCGCGCCGCGGCGGCGCACACCAGCGCCTGCGCCCGCGCCAGCAGTTCCGCGACCGCCTCGCGGCCGAGGTAGGCCGTGTCGACCTGCACCTGCCCGGCCAGCGCGCCGTCGCGGTCGTCGGCGTGGAAGATCAACCGGTGGTGCAGGTCGTCGACCCGGCGCCAGGTCACGGTGGGTGCCGCCGGGGCGGCCCCGGCCGCAACGGTCCCGGCCGGGTGAGGGCTGTCGTCGCCGCGCCGGTCGTTGTACAGGCAGCGCAGGTCGAACCCGACGCCGCGCTCCCGGCCGACCCGCTCCACCAGCGCGTCGACCTCGTCCTGCACGTAGTAGCCGTACTTCTGGGCCGCGCGCAGCCGGCGCCGGGCCAGCCGCACCAGCTCGTCGAACCCCGGCCCGGCGGACTCCGGCCCGGCCGGGTCCAGGACGCACAGCCCGTGCTGGATCAGGTGCCCGGCCGCCTGGGCGAACCCGGGCCGGAACCGGTTGTTGACCGTGATCATGACCGCGACCGGGCTGACCCCCGTGACGTGCGCCAGCGCGGCCGCGAACGCCGCGAACAGCACCGGCCCCGTGCCGGTGCCGAGCCTGGCGGCGGTGGCCCGCAGCGCCGGGCCCATCGCGGGCGCGGTGAAGTCCGCGTACCAGTAGCGATCCTGCTCCGCGGTCCCGGCCGGGGCGAACACGGTCGGCGGGATGAGCCGCAGCTGCTGCTCCCAGTAGCGCAGCGAGGCCTCGTGCTGCCGCCGGCCGGCCGCGCCCGCCTGCAACCGGGCCTGCTCCAGCGGCGCCATCCCCGGCGGCCGCGGCACCCGGCCGGTGACCGGGTCGCGGTCGCGCAGGTCCTCGAACATGGCCAGCGCGGCGTCGCCGTCGGCGGCGTGGTGCGCGATGGCCAGCACGGCGTGGGTGAGCACCCCCTCGTGGCGCACCAGCGCCATCCGGATCGGCCACTCGTGCTCGTAGTCGAACCGGGCGAAGATGCCCTGCTGTTCCAGGCGCGCGGCGAGCAGCGCCGGGTCCTGGCCGCCGGTGTCGTGGATCTCCAGCTCGGCGGTTCCCGACCGGTGCACCACCTGCCGCACGCCGCCGTCACCGGCCAGGCGCAGCGTGGTCCGCATCGCCTGGTAGCGGCTGAGGTAGAAGCCGAGCTCGGCCGCGAACTCGGCCACGGCCGCCCCGGGCGCCAGCTCACGGACCGCGACCAGCGCCAGCGAGGTCCCGGCCCGGACCATCTGCTGCCACATGGTCTGCTGCGTCCAGGTCAGCGGACCGACCCCGCCGCCCTCGCCCTCGAACGGGACGCGCACCCGCTCCGTCGCCGCGATCGTCATCTCAGGCCGCCGCGCCCGCAGCCGTACCGGGCAGCCGCGCCAACCGGTCGGCCGCCGCCACCGCACCGCCGGCCTGCCGGAACGACGCGGCGACGCGCTGCGCCGCCTGCCGGTACCCGGGCTGGTCGAGGACGGTCAGGACGGCCTCGCGCAGCTGCGGCGCGGTCGACCGGCCGAACCGCACCCGCACCCCGGCCCCCGCCGCGACGACCTGCGCGGCGTTGACCGGCTGGTCGGACGTGATCGGGGCGACCACCAGCGGCACCCCGTGGGCCAGCGCCTCGCAGACGGTGTTCAGGCCCCCGTGGGTGACCACGGCCGACAGGTGCGGCATCAGCTCCAGCATCGGCACCTGCCGGCGTACGAGCACGTGCGGCGGGTACGCGCCGGGCGCGGGCTCCTCCGGCGCCACCACCACGGCCTGGAGCCGGTCGCCCAGCGGCGCGAGCGCGTCCACCACGCGGGCGTGGAAGCCGTCGGCGGTGTCCAGCGCCAGCGTGCCCGCGGTGACCAGCACCCGGGCCCGGTCGGCGGCCAGCCGGTCCCACGGGAAGTCCGCCTGGCCCGGCCGGGCCGACAGCGCCGGTCCGACCAGGACCGCCCGCCCGGCGACAGCCGTTCCCGCAAGCGCCTCGCCCGTGAACGCGAGCACGAGATACGGTGAGAAGCGCAGGTCGTACGGCGGCTCGCCGGGCAGGCCCGCGCCCGTCCACAGCGACGCGAGCACCCCCTCGATCCAGGCCTCGACCTTCGGCAGCCCGGCGAACGGGCGGGCGATCTCCATCGACGTCGGGGCCAGGGTCGCCCACGGCACCCCGGCCCGGTGCGCGGCCAGCGCCCCGGCGATCGCGTGCTGGTCGACCGCCACGGCGTCGGGCCCGAAGTCCGCCACCGCGCGCTGCACCGCGGGCAGCGTGAACCGGGTGTGCGGGACGATGTACCCCTTCCACCGCGACCTCGTGGCGGTCATGCCCCGGTCGCGCAGCTCGCCGCGGTAGAGCGGCAGGCCAGTCGGGTAGACCTGGGCCTGCGGGCCGAGCAGGGGCCGCAGCACCGACTCCACCCCGACCCAGGCCACCTCGTGCCCGCGCCGCGCCAGCTCCTGCGCCACGGCCGCGATCGGGTACACGTGCCCGGTCAGCGGCAGCGAGTGGAACAGGAACCGGCTCACGGCTTCACTGCCGCCACGGCCGCGTAGCGCATGACCCCGTCGGCGTACGCCTGCTTCATCAGCGGGATGGCGTAGAAGAACCGCAGCGCGGCCACGCCCTTGCGCCGGGCGAGCTCACGCAGGAACGAGTGGTCGTGCAGGTCCAGGCGCTCGACCCCGGCGAAGTCGGTGTCCCAGGTGCCGGCCACGTACGGCGCCCAGTCCGCCACCCGCACCTGCGCGAACCCGGCCTCGCGGCACCACCGGTCATAGGCGCCGATCGGCGGCAGGCTCGGGATCGCCTGGCGCTCGTAGATCTCGGCCAGCAGCGCGTCGGCGGCCTCGTCGAGCTCCCCGTCGCGTACGCACCAGGTGCTGACCGCCAGCACGCCGCCCGGCTTCAGCACGCGCAGCGCCTCGGCCAGGAACGCGGTCCGGTCCGGCATGTGCTCCAGGCTCTCCAGCGCCCACACCGCGTCGAAGGTCGCGTCCGGATAGTCGGTGCGCACCGCGTCGAGCTGCCGGAACCCGACCCGGTCGGCCAGGCCCGCCGCGTGCGCGCGCTCGGTGGCCCGGACCACCTGCTGGGAGCTGAGGGTGATCCCCTCGACCCGGCAGCCGTGCTCGCGGGCCAGGTGCAGCGCCGGGCCGCCGATGCCGCAGCCGGCGTCGAGCAGGTGCGCCCCGGCCGGGATCCCGGCGAAGGCGAGCAGCTCGCGTACGGTGCGGTCGGAGGCGGCGTGCCGGTCGGGCCCGTCGTCGGCGGGGCTGCTGCCCAGGTCCCAGTACCCGTGGTGGACGTGCTCGCCCCACAGGCCCTCGTACAGGTCGATCGTACTGTCGTAGTACTGCTCGACCGCCTTGTTCACGTCCTCAGCCACTCGACCTGCGTTCACGCAGCAGCTCCCGACCATCCACATTGGCCAACCGTGATGTCCGCGCCACGGTACGGCACCGCGGTTCGGCTGGGCAATCAACAAACTAACCGAGGGTACGACAGCCGAGCGGTCTCAATAAATACTTCGATCCGTCATTGTGGGAGCGATCCCACGCTGCTAGTGTCCGGCCGACCCCGAGGGCGAAACCTAGGAGAACGGGCTCGTGGCTACCAAGAACATCCGTGCCGCGCTCGTGGCCGACACCGGCCTGGGCGCGGGCAACGTCCTGCCCAGGCTGATCGAGCACGGCGCCGACCCCGACGGCCCCGGCCTGACGTTCGACGTTGACGTCGACGGGCATCCGGCCTGGCAGGACCTCACCCTCGGCGGGCTGCACGAGCGGGTGCTGGCCCGCGCGGCCTGGCTGCACCGCCGCGGCGTACGGCCGCGCGACCTCGTCGCCGTCCACGTCACGTCGTCGGCCGACCTGTTCCTCAGCTTCCTCGCGCTGAGCTGGCTCGGCGCGGTTCCCGCGTTCATGAACCCGCACCTGCCGCCCGACGTCGCCGCCGAATACCTGCGCCGCCTGCGCGGCACCGGCCTGCTCACCGACACCCCCCACCGCGAGCAGCTCACCGGCCACGACCTGGGCATGCCGATCCTCGGCGACGTCGCCGAACTCGGCGGCGCCGACCCGGCCGGGGCCCCGCGCCCGCACCGGCACCACCCCGGCGACCCGATCGCGGTCACCCACTCCTCCGGCACCACCCGGATGCCGACCGCCGTCGTCCACTCGCACGGCACCCTGTTCGCCGCCACCCGGCGCATCCGGCTGTCGGTCCCCGTCGCCCAGGGCACCCAGCGGGTCCTGTCGGCGCTGCCCGCCGCGCACGCCGCCGGCATCGGCGCCATGAACCAGGCCCTGTGCAACCGGGCCGAACTGCTGTGGCTGTCGCGCCAGGACCAGGGCGCCGTCGTGCTCGACGCCATCGAGCGCTGGCGGCCCAACGGCGTCTTCGGCTTCGCCGTCACCTGGGCCGAACTGGCCCGGTTCGACCTGTCCCGCTACGACCTGGACTCGGTCGCGCTGTGGTTCAACACCGGCGACTGCGCCCACGAACCCCACATCCGCCGCCTGGTCGCCGTCGGCAGCCGCGAGGTCGTCACCCGCGACGGCGTCACCCGCGTGCCCGGGTCGAGCTTCATCGACGGCCTCGGCTCCACCGAGATGGGCCACTCCGCGTTCTACATCACCCACCGCAGCGACACCGAACGCTACGGCCGCTGCGTCGGCAAACCCCACGTCTTCGCCGACGTCGCGCTGCTCGACCCGGCCACCGGCGCCGAAGTGCCCGTCGGCCAGGTCGGCCACCTGGGCCTGCGGTCCCCCACCGTCGCCGTCGGCTACTGGAACAACCACGCCGAGTGGTACCGCCACTGGAGCGCGTCGCGCTACCTCACCGGCGACCTGATGTACCGCGACGAGGACGGCTACTACTACCACGTGGACCGCGCCGTCGACGCCGTCGACCTCGGCGGCGGCGACTGGCTCTACACCGCCATGTGCGAGGAGGCCATCCTGGCCCGCTGCCCCGACATCCGCGACGCCACCGTGGTCGCGGCGGCCACCGCCGGGGGCGTCGCCACCGACGTGCTGCTGCAACTGCGCGCCGACGCCGACCCGGCCGCCGACCGGACCGCGCAGGTACGCGCCGCGCTGCCCGTACCCGTGGCCCGGACCCTGCGCAAGGTCGTCGTCGTCACCGACGACGAGATCATCTTCGGGCCGACCGGCAAGGTGCGCAAATTCCTGATGCGCCAGCGGCACCTGGCCGCGGCCTCCGCCGGAGCCGCCGCGTGACCGCCGCCTGGGACTGGGAGGACCCCGCCGCCCTGCAGGCCCGCACCGACGAGTTCATGCAGGACCGCACCGCCGTCGACACCCTCGAACTGGTCGCCGACACCCCGCTGCTGGGCCGCGACCAGCTCGCCGGGCTCGGCATCACCGGCATCGAGTTCGCCGCGCTGAAGACCGCGCACCCCGCCGGGCTGGGCACCGACCTGACCGGGCTGAGCTGCGGCGGCACCGCCACCCGCCGCCCCGGCCTGTACCGGGTCGACGGCCGGAGCTGGTTCACCGAACTCGACATCCGCGAGCCGCTGCCGTTCGAGGACGCCTGCGTCGACTGGGTGTACGCCGAGCACCTGATCGAGCACGTCACCATGACCGAGGCCGTCGCCTGGCTGGCCGAGGTGCGCCGCGTCCTGGCCCCCGGCGGCCTGCTCCGGCTGACCACCCCCGACCTGCGCCGGTATGTCGAGGGGTACCTGCACGGCGACGGGTTCTTCGCCAAGCACCGGGGGCGGATGCGCAAGGCGCTGGGGACGGTCGCCCCGCCGATGCCACAGCGGGGCGCGTTCATGTTCAACCAGCTCTTCTACCTGTACGGCCACCGCTGGATCTACGACCTCGACGAGCTGACCCACGCTCTGGCCCAGGCCGGGTTCGACCCTGACGCGGTCCGGGTCTGCGGCTTCCGGACCGGCAGGCGGCCCGACGTCGCCGACCTCGACCAGATGATCCGCAACGACGAGACGATCTACATCGAGATCGACCGTTAGGTGCCGACCGGGCCGGTGGGCGGTGGCGTGGCCGCCCGCCGGCGGCTCGGCGGTCAGACCTGGACCGGGTCGCGGTAGTTCCCGGCGTACAGCTTGTCGCGGTACTTCGTGTTGCTGTACCACTCCTTCTTGTGGGTGTCGGCGTCGTACTGCGGCGTGCGGAGGACCACCCAGTCGGGCGTCTGGTGCGACCAGTCGTCGTAGCTGGGGATGTAGGTGTTGCCGACGACGGTCTTGCCGCCCCACTCGATGTGGACGTGCGCCTGGATGATGTAGCGCCAGCCGTTGTACCTGTACTCGAACGTCACGTTGAACGTCCCGTCCGTGCCGCCCGGGCGCGGCTGGGAGTCGTAGTAGTGGACCAGCTCCGGGTAGAGCGGCTTGTCGCGGTGCCACGCGTCGAAGATGTTCTGCGCGTCGGCCTCTTTGGGCATCGTGTCCTCCTGGGGGTCGCAGCACAGATGCCACGCCCCGACCCGCTGATACGCCCCGTCCGCTAGCCGACACGGCCACCGCACCGCACCACACCGCGCCGCGCCGCGCCGCCCGCAGCCTGGCCGAGTTGCCGGGCAATGGGGCGTTCGAACGCTCAAGATTCGCCCACCTGCCCGGCAACTCGGCTGATCTTGGATCGCCCGGCCGCCTGCGGAGCGCGGCTGAGGCCGGCGACTCTTGGATCGCCCGGCTGTCTGCGGAGCGCGCGGCTGAGGGCGGCGACCCGGCGAGCGCGCCGGAAGCGCCGAGCGTGGGCCTGGATTCGGTGCTGTCAGGATGATGATCCGAAATCGTGGACGCCAGGTGCGGCTCTGGCGGCACCTGGCGTCCACGATTTCGGATCATGGAGTTCGCGACCGTCCAGATCACGCTCTGCGGTCAGACCGGGCGGCAGCCGCGCGCCGCGCACCCCGGGCGGCAGCCGCGCGCCGCGCATGCGGGGCGCGCGCCGCGCTCCGAAGTTGCCGGGCAATCGGGCGTTCGAACGCTCAAGATACGCCCGATTGCCCGGCAACTTGGATGGTCTTGAAAGCGCCCACCCCGCCTACCCAGCCTGCGGTCGGCCGGGTCGTGGGACAGGAGGCTCAGGGCGGGGTCAGGGCTTGGTCACCTGGCGGATGGCGGCCAGGAGCTGGTCGCGGGTGGGTTGCAGGGCCGCGTCCAGGTCGGGGTTGCAGCCGACCACGGCACCGTCCGGGCGCGTGATCCGCTTCGGCGGCACCGCCAGCGGCATCTCCTCCGCCACCGTCGCCAGGACCTCCGCCGCCACCCCGCACGAACGGCTCGCGTCCTCGATCACCACCAGCCGCCCGGTACGCGCCAGCGACTCCCCCAGCGCCGCCCAGTCGAACGGGTACAGCGTCCGCGGGTCGAACACCTCCACCGACACCTCGCCCGCCAGCGACTCCGCCACCGCCAGCGCATCGTGCACGTGGTGCCCGATCGCCACCACGGTCACGTCGGTGCCCGGCCGGTGGATGCGCGCCGAACCCAGCGGCACCGGCACCAGATCGGCGTAGTCGACGTCCTCGCGCAGCTCCAGCGCCTGCCGGGGCGCGATGAACACCACCGGGTCGTCGTCGCGGATCGCCGAGATCAGCAGCCCGTACGCGTCGGTCGGGGTCGTCGGCATCACCGTCTTCACCCCGGAGTGCACGAACAGGCCGTGCGGCTGGTCGGAGTGCTGCCCGCCCCAGCCCGGCCGCCAGCCCGCGCTCGGCACCAGGTACGTCACCGGCACCCGCGCCTGCCCGCCGCTCATCGCCGAGAACTTGTGCGCCTGGTTGGCGACCTGCTCCAGCACCAGCTGGAGCAGGAACGGGATCGCGAACTCCACCACCGGGCGCCGCCCGGCCAGCGCCGCACCGGTGGCGACGTTGGCCACCCCCTGCTCCGACAGCGGCGTCTCGACGATCCGGTGCGGACCGAACCGGGCCAGCAGCCCCGCCGTCACGAACGTGACCGCCTCGTGCACGTCCTCACCCAGCACGAACACCGACGGGTCGCGCTCCATCTCGTCACCCAGCGCCCGGTTCAGCGCCTTCAGGTACGACAGCTTCGGCATCAGCCCACCACCCCGGCGCGCGGGCGCATCCCGGTCGCGTACAGGTGATCCAGCGCGTCGGCCGGATCAGGCCGGGGACTGTCCTGCGCGAACCGCACCGCCTCGGCGAGCACGTCCTCGACCTCCCGATCGATCCGGTCGCGCACGTCCGGCGGAATCCGGGAGCCCTGCAACGCCACCGGGTCGCGCTCGCGCCAGCGGGCGACCTCCTCCTCGGCCCGGTAGCGCAGCCGCACCCGGTGCTCGAACGTGTGGTGGGCGTCGAACCGGTACGTCACCAGCTCCAGCAGCGTCGGGCCGCCGCCCGAGCGGGCCCGGTCCACGGCCCGCGCGGCCGCCTCGTGCACCGCCTCGGGGTCCATGCCGTCCACGGTCTCGGCCGGGATGCCGAACGCGGCCGCGCGGCCGGTGACCGAACCCGCCATGAACGTGCCGACGGCCTGCGTGGTGGCGTACCCGTTGTTCTCGCACACGAACACGTGCGGCACCTGCCACAGCGCGGCCAGGTTCAGCGACTCCAGCAGCGCACCCTGGTTCATCGCCCCGTCGCCGACGAAGCTGACCACCACCCGGCCCGACCCCTCACGCGCCGCCGCCCAGGCCACCCCGGTGGCGATCGCGGCACCGTGCCCGACCGTGATCGTCGCGCCGTACAGCCCGGCGGCGTAGTCCGACACGTGCAGCGAACCGGCCCGGCCGCCCGCGGTGCCGGTGACCCGCCCGGCCAGCTCGGCCATCACCCGGTCCGGCCGGCACCCCTTGGCCAGCGCGTGGCCGTGGTTGCGGTGGTTGCTCAGGACCACGTCGTCCTCGCTCAGCGTCGCGCACACCCCCGCCGCGACGGCCTCCTGCCCGATGCAGGGATGGATCCCGCCCACCACGACGCCCGCGCGGACAAGCTCGATCGCCTGCTCCTCGAAGCGCCGGATGAGCCTCACCGTACGATAAAGGCGCTCACGAAGCACGCCCATGAGTTTAGATGCTTCCATGTGCCGATCAACGGCCGAACGGGCCATCCGCCCGGACCGGAGCGGGCTCAGTCCCCGACCCGGGAAGCGACATAGAAGGCCAGGTCACCGACGGTCAGGCCGATGATCTGGTCGATCTCCAGGTCCGCGTAGAAGGCCGCCAGGTCGACGTCGGCACCCCAGCGCTGCCGCACCCGGCCGGCCAGCTCGGCAACCTCGATGCTCTCCAGGCGCAGGTCCTGCTCCAGCCGGGTGTCCGCCGTGATCGGCGCCTGCTCGCCCGTCACGGCGGCGAGCATCCCGGCGAGCTCAACGGCGACGCGATCCACGGCCGGGATCGTAGCACCGGCCCACCGGCGGACCACCGTCCGGTACGGACGGTCGCCCACCACCGCCACCGCCGCCCG
This window encodes:
- a CDS encoding thiamine pyrophosphate-dependent dehydrogenase E1 component subunit alpha; translated protein: MGVLRERLYRTVRLIRRFEEQAIELVRAGVVVGGIHPCIGQEAVAAGVCATLSEDDVVLSNHRNHGHALAKGCRPDRVMAELAGRVTGTAGGRAGSLHVSDYAAGLYGATITVGHGAAIATGVAWAAAREGSGRVVVSFVGDGAMNQGALLESLNLAALWQVPHVFVCENNGYATTQAVGTFMAGSVTGRAAAFGIPAETVDGMDPEAVHEAAARAVDRARSGGGPTLLELVTYRFDAHHTFEHRVRLRYRAEEEVARWRERDPVALQGSRIPPDVRDRIDREVEDVLAEAVRFAQDSPRPDPADALDHLYATGMRPRAGVVG